One segment of Actinomyces sp. 432 DNA contains the following:
- a CDS encoding HAD-IIA family hydrolase, translating to MANQSTTSAEGSHPAFMSGCDQPLAAAFDVALLDLDGVCFAGDARIPHAAEGANGARGLGMQLVFVTNNASRAPQAVVDKLAANDIDASPGEVFSAAMDAAALLHEHVSDGAPVFVIGGEGLRQALTDEGFTVVAGAQDSPAAVVQGWDAAVDWAMMSEGLYAITNGALHVATNLDATLPTERGFALGNGSLVAAVANASGQEPLAGGKPFPGIYQRALRRAGGSRPLAVGDRLNTDHVGARAAEIPGLHVLTGVSTARDVLLAAPEERPTFLHTDLRGLLQPHPEPKRTVIDGEAWWQVGEQWWHVTSAGAEGQGVGFLDADSATVSLDAYRALACAFWEYTDAHSGRADGLNVPELNVTA from the coding sequence ATGGCTAACCAGTCCACCACCAGCGCTGAAGGCAGCCATCCCGCTTTTATGAGCGGCTGTGACCAGCCCTTGGCCGCGGCCTTCGATGTAGCCCTACTGGACCTTGACGGAGTCTGCTTCGCCGGGGACGCCCGGATCCCCCATGCAGCGGAAGGCGCCAACGGTGCGCGTGGGCTAGGGATGCAACTCGTCTTTGTGACGAACAATGCCTCCCGCGCCCCACAAGCGGTGGTGGACAAGCTCGCGGCGAATGATATCGACGCCTCACCCGGTGAGGTGTTCTCCGCAGCGATGGACGCCGCGGCCCTGCTACATGAGCACGTGTCCGACGGCGCCCCGGTATTCGTCATCGGCGGAGAGGGTCTGCGACAGGCACTGACTGATGAGGGATTCACGGTTGTCGCCGGCGCACAGGACTCCCCGGCGGCCGTCGTACAGGGCTGGGACGCCGCCGTGGACTGGGCGATGATGTCAGAGGGACTGTACGCGATCACAAACGGGGCACTGCACGTCGCCACGAACTTAGATGCGACTCTGCCAACCGAGCGCGGCTTCGCGCTCGGCAACGGCAGCCTCGTCGCAGCGGTCGCCAATGCATCGGGGCAGGAGCCACTGGCAGGAGGCAAGCCCTTCCCCGGCATCTACCAACGAGCGCTGCGCCGGGCAGGCGGATCCAGGCCGCTTGCAGTGGGGGACCGCCTCAACACCGACCACGTCGGAGCCCGGGCGGCGGAAATCCCCGGACTGCATGTGCTCACAGGAGTCAGCACAGCTCGCGACGTGCTGCTGGCAGCGCCCGAGGAGCGTCCCACCTTCCTGCACACTGACCTGCGCGGACTGCTGCAGCCCCATCCCGAGCCAAAGCGCACCGTCATTGACGGCGAGGCCTGGTGGCAGGTCGGGGAGCAGTGGTGGCACGTGACCTCCGCGGGCGCGGAGGGCCAGGGAGTCGGATTCCTGGACGCCGACTCCGCCACGGTCAGCCTTGACGCCTACCGAGCCCTCGCCTGCGCGTTCTGGGAGTACACCGATGCACACTCGGGCCGCGCCGACGGCTTGAACGTGCCGGAGCTTAACGTCACCGCTTAG
- the steA gene encoding putative cytokinetic ring protein SteA translates to MRLPFSLRKQAQPAPDRPSGMVRVDARTKKLTKRLQPGEIAVIDHVDLDRVAAEALVECKPMAVLNAAPSVSGRYPNLGPGILIDAGIPLIDDLGPDIMRLHDGQRVTVDLDADSEHAGSVQVEGRAHHRRGHGHGNEAGGAGKSGSADKPDHAAALAEGTIQTRESIDALMEAAREGLAVQLEAFAANTMEYMRGERDLLLNGVGMPDIRTAISGKHVLVVVRGYSYKEDLKALKPYIREYKPVIIGVDGGADAVLEAGLKPDMIVGDMDSVSDKALESGAEVIVHAYRDGRAPGLKRVEDLGVEHTVFAATGTSEDIAMLIADEAGAELIVALGTHATLLEFLDKGRAGMSSTFLTRLKVGGRLIDAKGVSRLYRARISGWQLGLLALAGLVALLVALASTPGGQTFLGLSGAVWDDLVNFFRSLVGLTPSTPSV, encoded by the coding sequence GTGAGGCTCCCGTTTTCGCTCCGCAAGCAGGCCCAGCCGGCGCCGGACCGTCCCAGCGGCATGGTCCGGGTGGACGCGCGCACCAAGAAACTCACCAAACGGCTCCAGCCCGGTGAGATCGCCGTGATCGACCATGTTGACCTAGACCGGGTGGCGGCCGAGGCGCTGGTGGAGTGCAAGCCAATGGCCGTCCTGAACGCAGCCCCCTCAGTGTCCGGCCGCTACCCCAACCTCGGCCCGGGCATTCTCATCGATGCGGGCATCCCGCTGATCGACGACCTTGGTCCGGACATCATGCGGCTACATGACGGGCAGCGTGTCACCGTTGACCTGGACGCCGACTCCGAGCACGCGGGCAGCGTTCAGGTGGAGGGACGCGCTCACCACCGGCGCGGCCACGGGCACGGCAACGAGGCAGGCGGGGCCGGCAAGTCCGGCAGTGCGGACAAGCCCGATCACGCCGCTGCCCTTGCCGAGGGCACCATTCAGACGCGGGAGAGCATCGACGCGCTCATGGAGGCCGCCCGGGAGGGGCTTGCGGTGCAGCTGGAGGCCTTCGCCGCCAACACCATGGAGTACATGCGGGGTGAACGCGACCTGCTCCTCAACGGGGTGGGTATGCCGGACATACGCACGGCAATCAGCGGCAAGCACGTGCTCGTCGTCGTTCGCGGCTACTCCTACAAAGAGGACCTCAAGGCGCTCAAGCCCTACATTCGCGAGTACAAGCCCGTCATCATCGGCGTGGACGGCGGTGCCGACGCGGTCCTTGAAGCGGGTCTCAAGCCCGACATGATCGTCGGTGACATGGATTCCGTGTCTGACAAGGCCCTGGAATCCGGTGCCGAGGTCATTGTCCACGCCTACCGGGACGGACGCGCGCCGGGCCTGAAACGCGTTGAGGACCTGGGGGTGGAGCACACCGTGTTCGCCGCCACCGGCACCAGCGAGGACATCGCCATGCTGATCGCCGACGAGGCCGGTGCCGAGCTCATCGTCGCCCTGGGTACGCACGCAACCTTGCTGGAATTCCTCGACAAGGGACGCGCCGGCATGTCCTCCACCTTCCTGACCCGGCTGAAGGTGGGCGGGCGCCTGATCGACGCCAAGGGCGTGTCCCGCTTGTACCGGGCGCGTATCTCCGGCTGGCAACTGGGGCTGCTGGCCCTGGCTGGGCTGGTTGCCCTGCTCGTGGCCCTCGCCTCCACCCCGGGGGGCCAGACCTTCCTCGGGCTGTCGGGGGCAGTCTGGGACGACCTGGTCAACTTCTTCCGGTCCCTGGTGGGACTTACCCCTAGCACACCCTCCGTCTGA
- the gatA gene encoding Asp-tRNA(Asn)/Glu-tRNA(Gln) amidotransferase subunit GatA — MDAITQTAAQQAAALAAGAVSSRELTQAHLDRIAAVDGAVGGFLDVDADKALAAADAADAARREAAAAGGTVPELTGVPVAVKDLIVTRGQVTTAASKILEGWVPPYDATLVKNLRAAHLPILGKTNLDEFAMGGSTEYSAFGRTANPWDLGRIPGGSSGGSAAAVGAFEAPVAVGTDTGGSIRQPAAVTGTVGVKPTYGTVSRFGVIAMASSLDTPGPMARTVLDAALLHDVIASYDPLDSTSLPDAPRGMADVVRAAREGADLSGLRVGVVAELDGGEGYHAGVVDSFHQALALLEEAGAVVETVSLPHLEYALDAYYLIMPAEASSNLARYDGMRYGLRVEPTKGPVTAETVMSATRGAGFGDEVKRRIILGTHVLSAGYYDAYYGSAQKVRTLVQRDFTAAWQQADVLVSPTAPVTAYRFGEKDDPLAMYKLDVTTIPANLAGVPAMSLPSGLSDDGLPVGFQILAPQRADDRLYRVGAVLEEMLEKKWGGHLLAQAPELEVK, encoded by the coding sequence ATGGATGCCATTACGCAGACGGCCGCGCAGCAGGCGGCCGCCCTGGCCGCAGGCGCGGTCTCCTCCCGCGAGCTCACTCAGGCGCACCTTGATCGCATCGCCGCCGTCGACGGTGCCGTGGGAGGCTTCCTCGACGTTGATGCGGACAAGGCGCTGGCTGCTGCAGACGCTGCCGACGCCGCCCGCCGGGAGGCCGCCGCGGCCGGCGGCACCGTGCCGGAGCTGACCGGTGTGCCGGTGGCCGTAAAGGACCTGATCGTCACCCGCGGCCAGGTCACCACAGCCGCCTCTAAGATCCTGGAGGGCTGGGTCCCGCCCTATGACGCGACCCTGGTGAAGAACCTGCGGGCGGCCCATCTCCCGATTCTGGGCAAGACCAACCTGGACGAGTTCGCCATGGGTGGCTCCACCGAGTACTCGGCCTTCGGCCGTACCGCCAATCCCTGGGACCTGGGCCGCATCCCGGGCGGCTCCTCGGGTGGTTCTGCGGCCGCCGTCGGCGCCTTCGAGGCTCCAGTCGCCGTCGGCACCGACACGGGTGGCTCCATCCGGCAGCCGGCCGCCGTTACCGGCACCGTAGGCGTCAAGCCGACCTACGGCACGGTCTCGCGCTTCGGCGTGATTGCCATGGCCTCCTCCCTGGACACGCCCGGTCCCATGGCGCGCACCGTGCTCGACGCTGCGCTCCTGCACGACGTCATTGCCTCGTACGACCCGCTCGATTCCACGTCGCTGCCGGACGCTCCGCGCGGCATGGCAGACGTGGTGCGCGCTGCCCGGGAAGGGGCTGATTTGAGCGGGCTACGCGTTGGCGTCGTCGCCGAGCTCGACGGCGGCGAGGGCTACCACGCCGGCGTAGTCGACTCTTTCCACCAGGCCCTGGCCCTGCTGGAGGAGGCGGGCGCCGTGGTTGAGACCGTCTCCCTGCCCCACCTGGAGTACGCACTGGACGCCTACTACCTGATCATGCCGGCGGAGGCGTCCTCCAACCTCGCCCGTTATGACGGCATGCGCTACGGCCTGCGCGTAGAGCCCACCAAGGGCCCGGTAACTGCCGAGACCGTCATGTCCGCCACGCGCGGCGCCGGGTTTGGCGATGAGGTCAAGCGGCGCATAATCCTGGGCACGCACGTGCTGTCCGCCGGCTATTACGACGCGTACTACGGCTCCGCCCAGAAGGTTCGTACCCTGGTGCAGCGTGACTTCACCGCGGCCTGGCAGCAGGCGGACGTGCTCGTGTCCCCGACGGCGCCGGTCACGGCCTACCGCTTCGGTGAGAAGGACGACCCACTGGCCATGTACAAGTTGGACGTGACCACCATTCCAGCCAATCTTGCCGGCGTGCCGGCCATGAGCCTGCCCTCGGGGCTGAGCGATGACGGGCTGCCTGTCGGTTTCCAGATCCTGGCGCCGCAGCGCGCCGATGACCGTCTCTACCGAGTCGGCGCGGTGCTGGAGGAGATGTTGGAGAAGAAGTGGGGCGGTCACCTGCTTGCCCAGGCCCCCGAGCTGGAGGTGAAGTGA
- a CDS encoding glycosyltransferase family 4 protein, with protein sequence MNSYVEDAERPGARANSDRLRIMEVSGSAAGGMRAHVAECARILAQAGHDVIVEAPAEVIAGADFGCARTEPLTIGARPTPGDGAVIARLRRLGRRADVIHAHGVRAGALAGLALGRRRPGRARLVVTIHNQPIGGRLTTAVGNRLEQLVAARADHILAVSPDLAERQRNRGAERVELAVIPAPRRDEQNLAPRASSVESAWRGAPRRILTVARLAPQKGLELLLDAAALVAAQAADGSGRTPDLAWAVAGEGPGRAAAEARIGAESLPVNLLGRREDVPALMEAADVVVQTSLWEGQPIALQEALQAGAAIVATDVGGTAATARGGAILVPPQPQALADAITGLLRDAQARDRVRERARRAAERLPHGTDLAAQLEAVVAHR encoded by the coding sequence ATGAACTCATACGTGGAAGACGCCGAGCGGCCAGGAGCACGGGCCAACTCGGACCGCTTGCGCATCATGGAGGTGTCGGGCAGCGCTGCTGGCGGCATGCGCGCCCACGTAGCCGAGTGCGCCCGAATCCTGGCCCAGGCGGGCCATGACGTGATTGTGGAGGCTCCTGCTGAGGTGATCGCCGGAGCCGACTTCGGGTGTGCCCGCACCGAGCCCCTCACGATCGGAGCTCGTCCCACTCCCGGCGACGGAGCGGTAATTGCCAGGCTGCGTCGGCTCGGGCGCCGCGCTGATGTCATCCACGCTCACGGGGTGCGTGCCGGGGCCCTGGCCGGGCTGGCCCTGGGTAGGCGCCGCCCGGGCCGTGCCCGCCTGGTGGTGACCATCCATAACCAGCCGATCGGCGGACGGCTCACTACCGCCGTCGGCAACCGGCTGGAGCAGCTGGTGGCAGCGCGCGCTGACCACATTCTTGCGGTCAGTCCGGATCTGGCCGAACGCCAGCGCAACCGCGGAGCCGAGCGGGTCGAGCTCGCTGTCATACCTGCGCCGAGGCGAGACGAACAGAACCTGGCACCGCGCGCCTCCTCCGTCGAATCGGCCTGGCGGGGCGCCCCCAGGCGCATACTGACCGTCGCCCGGCTGGCGCCCCAGAAGGGCTTGGAGCTGCTGCTGGATGCCGCGGCGCTGGTGGCCGCCCAGGCCGCGGATGGCTCCGGCAGGACGCCGGACCTGGCCTGGGCGGTTGCCGGTGAGGGACCAGGACGGGCCGCGGCCGAGGCCCGTATCGGCGCCGAGTCGCTGCCGGTAAACCTGCTGGGGCGGCGAGAGGATGTGCCCGCGCTCATGGAGGCAGCCGACGTCGTCGTGCAAACCAGCCTTTGGGAGGGCCAGCCGATCGCCCTCCAGGAGGCCCTGCAGGCAGGCGCAGCAATCGTGGCTACCGATGTTGGCGGCACCGCCGCCACCGCCCGTGGGGGCGCCATTCTGGTGCCCCCGCAGCCGCAGGCGCTTGCGGACGCGATTACTGGGCTGCTGCGAGATGCACAGGCCCGTGACCGCGTGCGGGAACGCGCCCGGCGTGCGGCCGAGCGGCTGCCGCACGGCACCGACCTGGCCGCCCAACTGGAGGCCGTCGTCGCCCACCGCTGA
- the murJ gene encoding murein biosynthesis integral membrane protein MurJ, translating to MPTTVRNDSGARRSDTSGSRGHAALGAAGGVAGLTLVSRALGFLRWIVQATTVGAGTVAGAYATANQIPNVLYEVVVGGALAATVVPLLAGPVGAHREGEVSRTTSALLGLVLVVLTPLALFLAVCADTLAGWFPASQGVDPGIQRDLVASFLRMFALQVPLYGIGVVLTGVLQAHGRFTWPALTPVLSSLVVMATYAVYGLLSTGADTGSPVALQVLGWGTTLGVAALSLPLLWPVHRLGVRLRPTLRLGRGTAAKALRLGSAGVWTLLAQQLSVVAVLALARAGGSTGTVAVYQYTQAVYVLPYAVLVVPVATVIYPRLAAAFTRAGGMTTPACLRPALPRW from the coding sequence GTGCCCACCACAGTGCGTAATGACTCCGGGGCCCGACGATCCGACACGTCCGGTAGCAGGGGACATGCAGCCCTGGGGGCGGCCGGCGGCGTTGCCGGACTGACCCTGGTTTCGCGGGCGCTCGGCTTCCTGCGCTGGATCGTACAGGCCACCACCGTAGGCGCCGGGACCGTAGCCGGCGCCTACGCCACCGCCAACCAGATACCCAACGTACTGTACGAGGTGGTGGTTGGCGGGGCGCTGGCCGCCACAGTGGTTCCCCTTCTGGCCGGCCCGGTTGGTGCACACCGCGAAGGCGAGGTCTCACGCACCACCTCCGCACTGCTGGGGCTGGTGCTGGTGGTACTTACTCCGCTGGCGCTCTTCCTGGCGGTTTGTGCCGACACGCTTGCCGGTTGGTTCCCGGCCTCGCAGGGTGTGGATCCCGGTATTCAGCGCGACCTGGTGGCGTCCTTCCTGCGCATGTTCGCCCTACAGGTTCCTCTTTACGGGATCGGCGTGGTACTCACCGGTGTGCTCCAGGCGCACGGCCGCTTCACCTGGCCAGCGCTCACGCCCGTTCTTTCCAGCCTGGTGGTTATGGCCACCTACGCTGTGTACGGGTTGCTGAGCACCGGCGCGGATACGGGCTCCCCGGTGGCCCTGCAGGTGCTTGGTTGGGGGACGACGCTCGGGGTTGCGGCCCTGTCACTGCCTTTGTTGTGGCCCGTGCACCGGCTGGGGGTGCGGCTGCGGCCAACCCTGCGCCTGGGGCGCGGGACCGCCGCGAAGGCACTGCGCCTGGGCAGCGCCGGGGTATGGACTCTGCTCGCCCAGCAGCTGAGCGTCGTGGCGGTACTTGCACTCGCCCGGGCGGGCGGGAGCACCGGGACAGTGGCCGTATACCAGTACACGCAGGCTGTCTACGTGTTGCCGTACGCTGTGCTGGTGGTGCCAGTGGCCACCGTGATCTACCCCCGGCTCGCCGCTGCCTTCACGCGGGCGGGGGGGATGACGACGCCCGCCTGCTTACGGCCCGCTCTACCGCGCTGGTGA
- the gatC gene encoding Asp-tRNA(Asn)/Glu-tRNA(Gln) amidotransferase subunit GatC, with the protein MSAISKDEVIRVAALARVALSDEEVTRLAGELDAVASSFARVTSVVTPDLPATSHPVPLTNVMREDVPGPTLDVGELLAGAPAAEDSAFLVPRILGEDSAS; encoded by the coding sequence ATGTCTGCCATTTCCAAGGATGAGGTGATCCGCGTCGCGGCGCTCGCGCGCGTGGCCCTGAGTGATGAGGAGGTCACGCGGCTGGCCGGCGAGCTGGACGCAGTTGCCTCCTCGTTCGCCCGGGTTACGAGCGTGGTCACACCCGATCTGCCGGCCACCTCGCATCCAGTTCCGCTAACCAACGTGATGCGGGAAGACGTTCCCGGCCCGACGCTCGACGTCGGTGAGCTCCTCGCCGGCGCCCCCGCCGCCGAGGACTCAGCCTTCCTCGTGCCCCGCATTCTCGGAGAGGACTCCGCCTCGTGA
- a CDS encoding NAD-dependent malic enzyme, which translates to MAQPSPSYTVALHLEVPASQKAVTTLVDTASATGAIVNGVDVADTDGDTLIVDLTADTRDSKHRAELVDALKKLSGVIVHNVGDSTFLAHVGGKVEVAPRTPIHNRRDLARVYTPGVARVCKAIHDHPERARQLTIKKNTVAVVTDGTAVLGLGDIGPEAAMPVMEGKAVLFKQFGDVDAWPVALDTKDPEEIIKIVKAIAPAYGGINLEDIAAPKCFDIEARLREELDIPVFHDDQHGTAIVTLAALINALKVVGKNIEDVRIVLSGVGAAGSAIAKLLMAHGATDIVGYGRSGALNSEHTEGMNEHRKWLAENTNPRHVSGPLKEGLKGADVFIGVSSGNLLEPKDLAAMNEGAIVFAMANPTPEVDPVGAADYAAVVATGRSDFPNQINNVLAFPGLFRGLLDTGITEISVELLRAAATGIADVIADEELSPVYVIPGAFDKRVAAAVAKAVRKFAAV; encoded by the coding sequence ATGGCACAGCCGAGTCCCAGCTACACCGTCGCTCTCCACCTCGAGGTCCCTGCCTCTCAGAAGGCCGTCACCACGCTCGTTGACACTGCCTCTGCGACCGGGGCCATCGTCAACGGCGTGGACGTCGCCGATACCGACGGAGACACACTGATCGTTGACCTGACTGCCGACACGCGCGATTCCAAGCACCGGGCCGAGCTGGTTGACGCGCTTAAGAAACTCAGCGGCGTCATCGTCCACAATGTCGGCGACTCCACCTTCCTTGCCCACGTGGGCGGAAAGGTTGAGGTTGCCCCCCGTACTCCCATTCACAACCGCCGGGACCTGGCCCGGGTGTACACCCCCGGGGTCGCCCGCGTGTGCAAGGCAATCCATGACCACCCCGAGCGTGCGCGTCAGCTAACCATCAAGAAGAACACGGTTGCGGTCGTCACGGACGGGACCGCGGTGCTCGGCCTGGGGGACATCGGCCCCGAGGCAGCCATGCCGGTTATGGAGGGCAAGGCCGTGCTGTTCAAGCAGTTCGGCGACGTCGATGCCTGGCCGGTTGCGCTGGACACCAAGGATCCCGAGGAGATCATCAAGATCGTCAAGGCGATCGCCCCTGCCTACGGCGGCATCAACCTTGAGGACATCGCCGCACCCAAGTGCTTCGACATCGAGGCGCGCCTGCGCGAGGAACTCGACATCCCGGTCTTCCACGATGACCAGCACGGTACCGCCATCGTCACTCTCGCAGCGCTGATCAACGCGCTCAAGGTCGTCGGCAAGAACATTGAGGACGTGCGTATTGTCCTGTCGGGGGTGGGCGCGGCCGGTTCCGCCATTGCCAAGCTGCTCATGGCTCACGGCGCCACCGACATCGTCGGCTATGGCCGCTCGGGCGCGCTCAACAGCGAGCACACCGAGGGTATGAACGAGCACCGCAAGTGGCTGGCGGAGAACACCAACCCGCGCCACGTGTCCGGCCCCCTCAAGGAGGGACTCAAGGGTGCCGACGTGTTCATCGGCGTCTCTAGCGGGAACCTGCTTGAGCCGAAGGACCTCGCAGCGATGAATGAGGGCGCGATCGTCTTCGCGATGGCGAATCCGACGCCAGAAGTGGATCCCGTGGGAGCAGCCGACTACGCGGCGGTGGTCGCGACCGGACGCAGTGACTTCCCGAACCAGATCAACAACGTGCTGGCGTTCCCGGGCCTGTTCCGCGGGCTGCTGGACACCGGAATCACCGAAATCTCCGTGGAGCTGCTGCGCGCTGCGGCTACCGGGATCGCCGATGTGATTGCAGACGAGGAGTTGAGCCCCGTCTATGTCATCCCCGGTGCGTTCGACAAGCGGGTCGCCGCCGCGGTTGCGAAGGCCGTGCGCAAGTTCGCAGCCGTGTAG
- a CDS encoding NAD kinase: MVLQRDLNDKPVPPHRRAAPTATAVARAEAALRAHGVEPVEPGFEGDVDLVLVMGGDGTILRASEVARERDVPLLGINTGHVGFLAEADPDAVEQVVADLVAGRYVVDTRMTIEVEVQAPDGSVSRDWALNEAALEKRDRARMVEVAVGVDGQAVSSFGCDGLVMATPTGSTAYAYSGGGPVIWPEVEALLLVPLSAHALFTRPLVVSPNSRLEVVIYHAGFGGAEVWCDGRRCLDAPTGSRISVTRADRPVRLARLNTAPFATRLVRKFDLPVQGWRTAEVPATLPGQDGDTQ; encoded by the coding sequence ATGGTCCTACAGCGTGACCTCAACGACAAACCGGTACCGCCCCATCGCAGGGCCGCGCCCACCGCCACCGCGGTAGCGCGGGCGGAGGCGGCTTTGCGTGCGCACGGCGTCGAACCCGTCGAGCCCGGATTCGAGGGCGACGTCGACCTGGTGCTGGTCATGGGTGGAGACGGCACCATTCTGCGTGCCAGCGAGGTCGCCCGTGAGCGCGACGTGCCGCTGCTCGGTATCAACACCGGGCACGTGGGTTTTCTCGCCGAGGCCGATCCCGACGCCGTCGAGCAGGTAGTGGCGGATCTCGTGGCCGGCAGGTACGTGGTTGATACCCGGATGACCATTGAGGTGGAGGTGCAGGCCCCCGACGGATCGGTGAGCCGGGACTGGGCCCTGAATGAGGCGGCCTTGGAGAAGCGGGACCGCGCCCGCATGGTCGAGGTAGCCGTCGGGGTTGACGGCCAGGCCGTCTCCTCCTTCGGCTGCGACGGACTGGTGATGGCCACGCCCACCGGATCCACCGCTTACGCATACTCCGGCGGCGGCCCGGTCATCTGGCCCGAAGTCGAGGCGCTCCTGCTGGTGCCGCTGTCCGCGCACGCACTATTCACCCGACCGCTCGTGGTGAGTCCCAACTCACGCCTGGAGGTGGTCATCTACCACGCCGGGTTCGGTGGAGCAGAAGTGTGGTGCGATGGGCGCCGCTGCCTCGATGCTCCGACGGGATCACGCATCAGCGTCACTCGTGCGGACCGCCCGGTGCGCTTGGCACGCTTGAACACCGCACCCTTCGCCACGCGCCTGGTACGCAAATTCGATCTGCCCGTCCAGGGGTGGCGTACCGCGGAGGTCCCGGCAACGCTCCCCGGGCAGGACGGCGATACGCAGTGA
- the gatB gene encoding Asp-tRNA(Asn)/Glu-tRNA(Gln) amidotransferase subunit GatB — protein sequence MSDELMDFEEAVRRYDPVIGLEVHVELGTATKMFDAAPNVFGAQPNTMVTPTSAGLPGSLPVVNGKGVEYAIRIGLALGCEIAETCRFARKNYFYPDLCKDFQTSQSDEPIAYDGAVPVELEDGTVFTVPIERAHMEEDAGKNIHIGGTDGRIEGADHSLVDYNRAGVPLVEIVTRPIEGAGARAPEVAATYVRTLRDIFRALGVSEARMERGNVRADVNVSLRESPDSPMGTRTETKNVNTFRGIDAVVRYEISRQAAILAAGGTVQQETRHGQADGTTRAGRIKSDADDYRYFPEPDLVPLAPSREWVEEIRAGLPEMPAAKRRRLKAEWNLADDEMRDVVNAGALELIEATALAGTTGQAARKWWMGELARAAKEQEVALEDLPITPAQVAQLQNLVDSGRLTDKLARQVLEGVLAGEGDPEAVVEARGLEVVSDEGALLAAVDEALAANPDVAEKIRGGKVKAAGAIVGAVMKATKGQADARRVRELVMERVGA from the coding sequence GTGAGTGATGAACTGATGGACTTTGAGGAGGCCGTGCGCCGCTACGACCCGGTGATCGGCCTGGAGGTGCACGTGGAGCTCGGAACGGCCACCAAGATGTTCGACGCCGCGCCCAACGTCTTCGGGGCGCAGCCGAACACCATGGTGACTCCGACGAGTGCTGGTCTTCCGGGCTCACTGCCGGTGGTCAACGGCAAGGGTGTGGAGTACGCCATTCGGATCGGCCTGGCCCTGGGGTGCGAGATCGCTGAGACCTGCCGCTTCGCCCGGAAGAATTACTTCTACCCGGATCTGTGCAAGGACTTCCAGACCTCCCAGTCGGACGAACCGATCGCCTACGACGGTGCCGTCCCGGTGGAGCTGGAGGACGGCACGGTGTTCACGGTGCCGATTGAGCGGGCTCACATGGAGGAGGACGCCGGCAAGAACATCCACATCGGCGGTACTGATGGCCGCATCGAGGGTGCCGACCACTCCTTGGTGGACTACAACCGTGCCGGGGTGCCACTGGTGGAAATCGTCACCCGCCCGATCGAGGGCGCCGGCGCCAGGGCCCCGGAGGTCGCCGCGACCTATGTGCGCACGCTGCGGGACATCTTCCGGGCGCTGGGCGTGTCCGAGGCCCGGATGGAGCGGGGCAATGTGCGCGCGGACGTCAACGTCTCCTTGCGTGAGAGTCCTGACTCGCCTATGGGCACGCGCACCGAGACCAAGAACGTCAACACCTTCCGCGGAATTGACGCCGTCGTGCGCTACGAGATCAGCCGCCAGGCGGCGATCCTCGCCGCCGGCGGTACGGTGCAGCAGGAGACCCGGCACGGGCAGGCCGACGGCACCACCCGCGCCGGGCGTATCAAGTCCGACGCCGACGACTACCGCTATTTCCCCGAACCCGACCTGGTACCGCTCGCGCCCAGTCGTGAGTGGGTTGAGGAGATCCGGGCGGGTCTGCCGGAGATGCCGGCGGCAAAGCGACGCCGTCTGAAGGCTGAGTGGAACCTGGCCGACGACGAGATGCGCGACGTCGTCAACGCGGGCGCGCTCGAGCTGATTGAGGCCACGGCTCTGGCCGGCACGACCGGCCAGGCCGCGCGGAAGTGGTGGATGGGGGAGTTGGCCCGAGCTGCCAAGGAGCAGGAGGTCGCCCTGGAGGACCTGCCCATCACCCCCGCGCAGGTGGCCCAGCTGCAGAATCTGGTTGACTCCGGTCGGCTGACGGACAAGCTCGCGCGTCAGGTGCTGGAGGGCGTGCTGGCGGGTGAGGGCGATCCCGAGGCAGTGGTGGAGGCCCGCGGACTCGAGGTCGTCTCCGATGAGGGCGCACTGCTGGCTGCGGTCGACGAGGCCCTGGCCGCCAACCCCGATGTCGCCGAGAAGATTCGCGGCGGCAAGGTCAAGGCGGCGGGTGCCATCGTCGGTGCGGTTATGAAGGCCACTAAGGGCCAGGCTGACGCGCGCCGAGTGCGCGAGCTGGTTATGGAGCGCGTGGGCGCGTGA